One Phocaeicola dorei genomic region harbors:
- a CDS encoding alpha/beta hydrolase, protein MKKQIFYMTFIALLSGCNCYKGNILQIEEQGSFAVGGTVLTDSLGHKYHGDHAYVFYQKPVDARKYPLVFAHGVGQFSKTWETTPDGREGFQNIFLRKGFSTYLVDQPRRENAGRSTEAVTLEPVFDEEEWFNRFRVGIYPDYFEGVQFSRDREALNQYFRQMTPTIGPLDFDVYSDAYAALFDKIGPAIFVTHSQGGPVGWFTLLKTKNIKAIVAYEPGGSVPFPTGQVPEEGKVLTRSKKTEGIEVPMAVFKRYMEIPIIIYYGDNLPETDEHPELYEWTRRLHLMRKWAEMLNKLGGDVTVIHLPDVGLHGNTHFPMSDLNNVEVADLLSKWLYEKQLDR, encoded by the coding sequence ATGAAGAAACAGATATTTTACATGACGTTCATCGCTTTACTGTCGGGCTGTAATTGTTACAAAGGGAATATTCTGCAAATAGAGGAACAAGGCAGTTTTGCCGTAGGTGGCACCGTACTGACCGATTCATTGGGACACAAATACCACGGCGACCATGCTTATGTATTTTATCAGAAACCGGTTGATGCACGGAAATATCCGCTTGTTTTTGCACATGGTGTCGGCCAGTTTTCCAAAACATGGGAGACCACTCCTGACGGACGCGAAGGGTTTCAGAATATATTTCTTCGCAAAGGTTTCTCCACCTATCTTGTCGACCAGCCTCGCCGGGAAAATGCCGGACGGAGTACGGAAGCTGTCACACTGGAACCGGTATTCGATGAAGAAGAATGGTTCAACCGTTTCCGTGTGGGAATCTATCCTGATTATTTCGAGGGTGTACAGTTCAGTCGCGACCGGGAAGCCTTAAACCAGTACTTCCGGCAGATGACGCCGACCATCGGACCTTTGGACTTCGATGTCTATTCCGATGCCTATGCTGCTCTTTTTGACAAAATCGGTCCGGCCATATTTGTCACTCATTCACAAGGCGGTCCGGTGGGTTGGTTTACTTTGCTCAAAACGAAGAACATCAAAGCCATTGTAGCATACGAACCCGGTGGAAGTGTACCCTTCCCAACCGGTCAAGTTCCCGAAGAAGGCAAAGTCTTGACACGGTCTAAAAAAACAGAAGGAATAGAAGTCCCTATGGCAGTTTTCAAGAGATACATGGAAATTCCCATCATCATTTACTATGGGGATAACCTGCCCGAAACAGACGAACATCCGGAACTTTACGAATGGACACGCCGTCTGCATCTCATGCGCAAGTGGGCCGAAATGCTCAATAAGCTGGGCGGTGACGTGACGGTCATTCATCTGCCCGATGTCGGTCTGCATGGGAATACGCACTTCCCGATGTCGGATTTGAACAATGTGGAAGTAGCTGACCTGCTGTCGAAGTGGCTGTATGAGAAACAGCTGGACAGATAG
- a CDS encoding RNA polymerase sigma factor, giving the protein MRGFDFDKALVALQNELHCFAYKLTADKDEAENLLQETMLRTLDNKDKFDSGTNFKGWMYTIMRNAFINNCRTKKIRGNLYVLSEPEYHFLLRDDSFIFVDNGHDAKEIREALKTLPKAHYVVFMLYRSQISGNSRKDRSVTEYDKKPYLL; this is encoded by the coding sequence ATGAGAGGATTTGATTTCGATAAAGCGCTGGTAGCCCTTCAGAATGAACTGCATTGTTTTGCATATAAACTGACTGCTGACAAGGATGAAGCAGAAAACTTGTTGCAGGAAACAATGTTGAGGACGTTGGATAATAAGGATAAGTTTGATTCCGGTACGAATTTTAAAGGCTGGATGTATACCATCATGCGCAATGCATTTATCAATAATTGCCGGACAAAGAAAATACGAGGGAATTTATATGTATTATCAGAACCTGAATATCATTTCCTGTTAAGGGACGACTCTTTCATTTTCGTGGATAACGGGCATGATGCAAAAGAGATAAGGGAAGCCCTTAAAACATTGCCTAAAGCACATTATGTCGTTTTTATGTTGTACCGGAGTCAAATATCGGGAAATAGCCGCAAAGATAGGAGTGTCACTGAGTACGATAAAAAGCCGTATCTTTTATAG
- a CDS encoding MarC family protein → MDIFVYLTLCFTSLFTLMDPLGVMPVFLQMTDGMDTKERRYIALKACTIAFIILVLFTLSGRFLFHFFGISTNGFRIVGGIIIFKIGYDMLQAHFTHVKLNETERKEYSKDITITPLAIPMLCGPGAISSGITLMEDASEYTFKIVLLGVIALVCILSFFILCASTQLLKILGETGNNVMMRLMGLILIVIAVECFISGIRPVLIEILKQAHACS, encoded by the coding sequence ATGGATATATTTGTATATTTAACATTGTGTTTCACTTCGCTATTCACCTTGATGGACCCTCTTGGAGTGATGCCGGTATTCCTGCAAATGACTGATGGAATGGATACGAAAGAACGCAGATATATCGCCTTGAAAGCATGTACCATTGCATTTATCATATTAGTCCTTTTTACATTATCGGGCAGGTTTCTGTTTCATTTTTTCGGCATCTCAACAAACGGATTCCGGATTGTGGGAGGTATCATCATCTTTAAAATCGGATATGATATGTTGCAGGCACATTTTACCCATGTGAAACTGAATGAAACTGAACGAAAAGAATATTCCAAAGATATAACCATCACACCTCTTGCCATTCCGATGTTATGCGGTCCGGGAGCGATTTCCAGTGGAATAACATTGATGGAAGATGCTTCGGAATATACTTTCAAAATAGTATTGCTTGGCGTAATCGCTTTGGTCTGCATTCTTTCCTTCTTTATTCTGTGCGCGTCCACCCAGCTTTTAAAAATCTTGGGAGAGACGGGAAACAATGTGATGATGAGACTGATGGGACTTATTCTAATAGTGATCGCCGTGGAATGTTTTATCAGCGGGATACGTCCGGTATTAATTGAAATCTTGAAACAAGCCCATGCTTGTTCTTAA
- a CDS encoding Hsp20/alpha crystallin family protein, producing MVPVKTNQNWLPSIFNDFFDNEWMARANATAPAINVIENEKDYKVELAAPGMTKNDFKVSVDESNNLVICMEKKDEKKEEKKDGKYLRREFSYSRFQQSILLPDNVEKDKISAKVEHGVLFIDIPKVVDKKVQETTKTIDVK from the coding sequence ATGGTACCTGTAAAAACAAACCAGAATTGGTTACCGAGTATTTTTAACGATTTCTTTGACAATGAATGGATGGCAAGAGCAAACGCTACGGCTCCAGCCATCAATGTGATTGAGAATGAAAAGGACTACAAGGTAGAACTGGCAGCTCCGGGAATGACCAAGAATGATTTTAAGGTAAGTGTGGATGAAAGCAACAATCTGGTAATCTGCATGGAAAAAAAGGACGAGAAAAAGGAGGAGAAGAAAGACGGAAAATACTTGCGCCGTGAATTCTCCTATTCCCGATTCCAGCAGAGTATCCTGCTGCCGGATAATGTGGAAAAAGATAAAATTTCGGCCAAAGTGGAACACGGGGTCCTGTTTATCGATATTCCCAAAGTCGTAGATAAGAAGGTTCAGGAAACCACCAAAACTATTGATGTCAAATAA
- the gpmA gene encoding 2,3-diphosphoglycerate-dependent phosphoglycerate mutase: MKRIVLLRHGESLWNKENRFTGWTDVDLSEKGVEEACKAGDALREAGFSFEAAYTSYLKRAVKTLNCVLDRLDKDWIPVEKTWRLNEKHYGMLQGLNKSETAVQYGEEQVHIWRRSYDVAPAPVGKDDPRNPGMDIRYAGVPDSELPRTESLKDTIGRVMPYWKCIIFPALMYKDSLLVVAHGNSLRGIIKHLKGISDTDISNLNLPTAVPYVFEFDDRLVLVKDYYLGNPEEIRKRAEAVAKQGMAKK; this comes from the coding sequence ATGAAAAGAATAGTGTTATTACGTCATGGCGAAAGTCTATGGAACAAAGAAAACCGTTTTACTGGATGGACGGACGTGGATTTAAGCGAGAAAGGAGTTGAAGAAGCCTGCAAGGCAGGCGATGCATTACGGGAGGCTGGATTTTCTTTTGAGGCAGCTTACACTTCTTACTTGAAACGTGCCGTAAAAACGTTGAACTGTGTCTTGGACCGGCTGGATAAAGACTGGATTCCGGTTGAAAAGACCTGGCGGCTGAACGAGAAGCATTACGGCATGCTTCAGGGACTGAATAAGAGTGAAACAGCGGTCCAATATGGTGAAGAACAAGTACACATCTGGCGAAGAAGCTATGACGTGGCTCCCGCTCCGGTAGGCAAAGATGATCCCCGTAATCCGGGCATGGATATCCGCTATGCCGGTGTACCAGATAGCGAACTTCCCCGTACGGAATCCCTGAAAGATACTATTGGGCGTGTCATGCCTTACTGGAAATGCATCATCTTTCCCGCATTGATGTATAAGGACAGCCTGCTGGTAGTCGCCCATGGTAACAGCCTGCGCGGAATCATCAAGCATCTCAAAGGAATTTCCGATACGGATATTTCCAACCTGAACCTGCCTACGGCAGTTCCTTATGTCTTTGAATTTGACGACAGGCTGGTTCTTGTCAAGGACTACTACCTTGGAAACCCGGAAGAGATACGGAAACGGGCAGAAGCTGTGGCCAAACAAGGGATGGCTAAAAAATAA
- a CDS encoding flavodoxin, translated as MKLKCLLAMLLLTFLSCSNTPAVEDKIDSLPHSEPGKTLIVYFSWSGHTQTVANIIHELIGCDMVEIEPEEPYSDEYNEVVDRFKNERDNHILPALRTKVENMDDYDTLIIGSPIWGGLLSSPVKSFLSGYDLSGKKILPFCTHGGSGTAQSVDNIRKLCPHAEILLFMAVKLQTLGMK; from the coding sequence ATGAAACTGAAGTGCTTATTGGCAATGCTGCTCTTAACCTTCCTTTCGTGCAGCAACACTCCGGCTGTTGAAGATAAGATAGATTCGTTGCCTCACTCAGAGCCGGGGAAAACATTGATAGTCTATTTCTCATGGAGCGGACATACGCAAACTGTAGCCAACATTATCCATGAACTTATTGGATGCGACATGGTGGAGATTGAACCGGAAGAACCCTATTCTGATGAATATAATGAAGTGGTTGACCGTTTCAAAAATGAAAGAGACAATCATATTCTTCCAGCTCTGCGTACAAAAGTAGAGAATATGGATGATTATGATACATTGATTATCGGTAGTCCTATTTGGGGTGGTCTTCTGTCTTCTCCTGTAAAAAGTTTCCTGTCCGGTTATGATTTGTCCGGGAAAAAGATACTCCCATTCTGTACACATGGAGGAAGCGGAACAGCACAAAGTGTGGATAATATCCGCAAACTATGTCCCCATGCTGAAATATTGCTGTTTATGGCAGTCAAACTGCAAACTCTCGGAATGAAGTGA
- a CDS encoding cation:proton antiporter, with translation MSEVAPLISDLAIILIIAGIVTVIFKWLKQPVILGYIVAGIMAGPSVSLVPTVSDPANIKIWADIGVIFLLFAMGLDFSFKKLINVGITAIVATVTIVCGMMFIGYTAGNAMGFSHMSSIFLGGMLSMSSTAIVFKAFNDMGLLQQKFTGIVLGILVIEDLVAVVMMVVLSTLAVGKHFEGKEMLESILKLAAFLIFWSALGIYLIPTLLKKIRRFTSNEILLITSLGLCLGMVMIATKAGFSAALGAFVMGSLLAETVEAEKIVHIVQPVKDLFASIFFVSVGMMIDPAMMWEYAVPILILTLLVLSGQVLFGSFGVLLSGQPLKIAIQSGFSLTQVGEFAFIIASLGVSLNVTDKYLYPVIVAVSVITTFLTPYMIRLSEPAYRFIDIHMPESLKDYLVHYTSGAMTVKHQGTWHKLIRSMLVSVTLYLVVCVFFITLYFSYVHPLIRKSLPGMEGNLLGFIIIFLVISPFLWAIIMKRNNSTEFRKLWTDNKFNRGPLVSIVLVKILICTIIMMSIITHLFNVALGAGLVVSSIIIAVIYFSKRIKKRSLTIERQFMANFQGTDGNGLSTESDTGSTFGSNIPFKELHLADFTVSPDSIYVGRTLKESSLRTLFQINVISITRGEKRLDIPQGEEHLYPYDKVTVVGTDRQLESFRTSMEQKKVERNGNGTSSQDEMEIGQFPVEGGSPLIGKTIREADISDSIIIGIERSTVNIMNPDPDTIFKENDTVWIVGKRKIIKGLNKD, from the coding sequence ATGTCAGAAGTTGCTCCTTTAATATCGGATCTTGCCATAATTCTGATTATTGCCGGTATTGTAACCGTCATTTTCAAGTGGCTGAAGCAACCGGTCATATTGGGCTACATTGTAGCCGGTATTATGGCGGGTCCTTCCGTTTCTCTGGTCCCGACTGTTTCCGATCCTGCCAATATCAAAATATGGGCGGACATCGGTGTCATTTTTCTGCTGTTCGCGATGGGACTGGACTTTTCGTTCAAGAAATTGATAAATGTGGGCATTACGGCTATCGTTGCCACTGTCACTATTGTATGTGGCATGATGTTCATAGGTTATACAGCGGGGAATGCAATGGGGTTCTCCCACATGAGCAGTATTTTTCTGGGTGGAATGTTGTCCATGTCGTCCACGGCCATCGTATTCAAGGCCTTCAATGACATGGGACTTCTCCAACAGAAATTCACTGGCATTGTCTTGGGGATTCTTGTTATCGAAGATCTGGTGGCTGTAGTGATGATGGTTGTTCTTTCCACGTTGGCGGTAGGCAAACATTTTGAAGGGAAGGAGATGCTGGAAAGTATATTGAAGCTGGCCGCTTTCCTGATTTTCTGGTCGGCATTGGGTATCTATCTGATACCTACCCTGCTGAAGAAGATACGCCGTTTCACCAGCAACGAGATTTTATTGATAACCTCTCTGGGACTTTGCCTGGGAATGGTGATGATTGCGACAAAAGCGGGATTTTCTGCCGCATTGGGAGCCTTTGTCATGGGGTCCCTGCTGGCAGAGACCGTTGAAGCGGAAAAAATCGTACATATCGTACAGCCGGTAAAAGACCTGTTCGCTTCCATATTTTTCGTGTCGGTAGGAATGATGATCGATCCTGCCATGATGTGGGAATATGCCGTCCCTATTCTCATCCTGACATTGCTGGTACTGTCCGGTCAGGTACTGTTCGGGAGCTTTGGTGTCTTGCTTTCCGGCCAGCCGTTGAAAATTGCCATACAGTCCGGCTTTTCACTGACACAGGTCGGTGAATTCGCATTCATCATCGCATCTTTAGGCGTCAGTCTGAATGTTACGGACAAGTATCTCTATCCGGTCATAGTGGCAGTATCTGTCATAACGACTTTTCTTACCCCCTATATGATACGGCTTTCGGAACCAGCATACCGGTTTATAGACATCCACATGCCTGAATCCCTGAAAGATTATCTCGTACACTATACGTCCGGGGCAATGACTGTAAAACACCAGGGTACTTGGCATAAACTGATCCGGTCTATGCTGGTGTCTGTCACACTCTATCTGGTCGTATGCGTTTTTTTCATCACTTTATATTTTTCCTATGTGCATCCTTTGATTAGGAAAAGTCTGCCGGGAATGGAAGGGAACTTGTTGGGCTTCATCATCATCTTTCTTGTCATATCCCCGTTTCTATGGGCCATCATCATGAAAAGGAACAATTCAACCGAGTTCCGTAAACTCTGGACGGACAACAAGTTCAACAGAGGGCCTTTGGTATCAATAGTACTTGTCAAAATACTGATCTGCACGATTATCATGATGAGTATCATTACCCATCTTTTCAATGTTGCCTTGGGAGCCGGGTTGGTAGTCTCTTCCATTATCATTGCCGTCATTTATTTTTCCAAGCGGATCAAGAAACGGTCGCTGACTATAGAGAGACAATTTATGGCAAACTTTCAGGGGACGGACGGGAATGGACTTTCTACAGAAAGTGATACAGGCTCCACCTTTGGCAGCAATATCCCGTTCAAGGAATTACATTTGGCGGATTTCACAGTATCCCCTGATTCCATATATGTGGGCAGAACATTAAAAGAAAGCAGCTTGCGCACCTTGTTTCAGATAAATGTGATTTCAATCACCCGTGGAGAAAAACGCCTAGATATACCACAAGGGGAAGAACATCTCTATCCATATGACAAGGTTACGGTCGTAGGTACGGACCGACAGTTGGAAAGCTTCCGGACATCCATGGAGCAAAAGAAGGTAGAAAGGAACGGGAACGGAACATCCTCGCAGGATGAGATGGAAATAGGGCAATTTCCTGTCGAAGGAGGTTCACCATTGATCGGAAAGACGATCCGGGAGGCAGACATATCGGATAGCATCATTATCGGAATAGAGAGGAGTACCGTGAATATTATGAATCCAGACCCTGATACAATTTTCAAGGAGAATGATACGGTATGGATTGTCGGTAAACGAAAAATAATAAAAGGACTGAATAAAGATTAG
- a CDS encoding class I fructose-bisphosphate aldolase, with amino-acid sequence MKIVDLLGGKAEYYLNHTCKTIDKQLIHIPGPDMIDKVWMNSDRNIRTLESLQALYGHGRLANTGYVSILPVDQGIEHSAGASFAPNPLYFDPENIIKLAIEGGCNAVASTFGVLGAVARKYAHKIPFIVKLNHNELLTYPNSYDQVMFGTVKEAWNMGAVAVGATIYFGSEQSRRQIVEVSQAFEYAHELGMATILWCYLRNSSFKKDGTDYHAAADLTGQANHIGVTIKADIVKQKLPSNNGGFKAIGFGKTNECMYSELTTDHPIDLCRYQVANGYMGRVGLINSGGESHGESDLHDAVVTAVVNKRAGGMGLISGRKAFQKPMKDGIQLLNTIQDVYLDSSITIA; translated from the coding sequence ATGAAAATAGTAGATTTATTGGGAGGAAAGGCTGAGTACTACCTGAACCATACATGTAAGACGATAGACAAACAACTTATCCATATTCCGGGACCGGATATGATAGATAAGGTATGGATGAATTCCGACAGGAATATCCGTACATTGGAAAGTTTGCAGGCTTTATACGGACATGGACGTCTGGCCAATACGGGCTATGTATCCATTCTGCCTGTAGACCAGGGCATAGAACATTCTGCAGGAGCGTCTTTCGCCCCCAATCCGCTTTATTTCGATCCCGAAAACATCATAAAGCTGGCCATTGAAGGAGGGTGTAATGCCGTGGCATCCACATTCGGTGTGTTGGGCGCCGTGGCACGCAAATATGCACACAAGATACCTTTTATCGTCAAGCTGAACCATAATGAGTTGCTGACTTATCCGAACAGCTACGACCAGGTAATGTTCGGTACGGTGAAAGAGGCATGGAACATGGGAGCCGTAGCTGTCGGTGCTACCATTTATTTCGGTTCGGAACAAAGCCGCCGCCAGATAGTGGAAGTGTCACAGGCTTTTGAATATGCCCACGAACTGGGAATGGCTACTATTCTGTGGTGCTATTTGAGAAACAGCAGCTTCAAAAAGGATGGTACCGACTATCATGCCGCTGCCGACTTGACAGGACAAGCCAACCATATCGGGGTTACCATTAAAGCCGATATCGTGAAGCAGAAGCTCCCATCCAATAACGGCGGTTTCAAGGCTATCGGATTCGGAAAGACAAACGAGTGTATGTATTCGGAACTGACCACTGACCATCCGATAGACCTTTGCCGTTATCAGGTGGCGAATGGCTATATGGGACGTGTCGGATTGATTAACTCGGGCGGTGAATCCCATGGGGAATCCGACCTGCATGATGCTGTCGTAACGGCAGTAGTAAATAAGCGTGCAGGTGGTATGGGGCTGATCAGCGGTCGTAAGGCTTTCCAGAAACCGATGAAAGACGGAATTCAACTTCTGAACACCATTCAGGACGTATATCTGGATTCTTCAATAACCATTGCATAA
- a CDS encoding ferritin: MTEKLQNALNEQITAELWSANLYLSMSFYLEREGFSGMARWMQKQSAEETGHAYAIAGYMIKREATPKVDKVDVVPQGWGNPVEVFEHALEHEKHVSKLIDELVQVASEEKDNATQDFLWQFVREQVEDEANVLNIVSHLRKAGDCAILFMDAKLGERES, translated from the coding sequence ATGACTGAAAAATTGCAAAATGCTCTGAATGAGCAAATCACAGCAGAATTATGGTCTGCCAACCTGTATTTATCAATGTCTTTTTATCTGGAAAGAGAGGGCTTTTCCGGAATGGCTCGCTGGATGCAGAAACAGTCTGCAGAAGAGACCGGGCATGCATATGCCATTGCCGGGTACATGATTAAGCGTGAGGCAACCCCGAAAGTAGACAAGGTCGATGTGGTTCCACAAGGTTGGGGTAACCCTGTTGAAGTATTCGAGCATGCTTTGGAGCATGAAAAACATGTTTCCAAACTGATTGATGAGTTGGTACAGGTAGCATCCGAAGAGAAAGACAATGCCACTCAGGACTTCTTGTGGCAATTTGTTCGTGAGCAAGTAGAAGATGAAGCGAATGTACTCAATATTGTTAGTCATCTGAGGAAAGCCGGAGACTGTGCTATCCTTTTTATGGATGCAAAACTGGGTGAACGGGAGTCATAA
- the pfkA gene encoding 6-phosphofructokinase: protein MDNKYIGILTSGGDASGMNAAIRAVTRAAIFNGFKVKGIYRGYEGLIAGEVKELTTEDVSSIIQRGGTILKTARSETFTTPEGRKKAYKVIQKENINALIIIGGDGSLTGARIFAEEYDVTCIGLPGTIDNDLYGTDFTIGYDTALNTIVECVDKIRDTATSHDRIFFVEVMGRDAGFLAQNSAIASGAEAAIIPEDRTDVDQLETFIGRGFRKTKNSSIVIVTESPENKNGGAIYYADRVKKEYPGYDVRVSILGHLQRGGAPSANDRILASRLGEAAIQALMEGQRNVMIGIRNNEIVYVPFVQAIKKDKPIDKSLIRVLNELSI, encoded by the coding sequence ATGGATAACAAGTATATTGGAATTCTGACTTCCGGAGGGGATGCTTCAGGAATGAACGCGGCTATCCGTGCCGTGACCCGCGCCGCCATTTTTAACGGATTTAAAGTGAAAGGAATTTATAGAGGTTACGAGGGGCTGATTGCCGGTGAAGTGAAAGAACTCACGACGGAAGATGTAAGTAGCATTATCCAGAGGGGAGGCACCATACTGAAAACAGCTCGCTCCGAGACTTTCACCACTCCCGAAGGACGCAAGAAAGCTTATAAGGTCATACAGAAAGAGAACATCAATGCTTTGATAATTATCGGTGGAGACGGTTCCCTGACGGGAGCCCGTATCTTTGCGGAGGAGTATGATGTGACGTGCATAGGATTGCCCGGCACCATTGACAATGACCTATATGGTACCGATTTTACCATAGGATATGATACGGCATTGAACACCATTGTGGAATGCGTGGATAAAATCAGGGACACGGCAACCTCCCATGACCGTATCTTCTTTGTCGAAGTGATGGGGCGTGATGCGGGCTTCCTGGCACAAAACAGCGCAATAGCTTCCGGTGCTGAAGCGGCCATCATCCCGGAGGACAGGACGGACGTGGACCAGTTGGAAACATTCATCGGGCGCGGATTCAGAAAGACGAAAAACAGCAGCATCGTAATTGTGACCGAAAGTCCTGAAAACAAGAATGGAGGTGCCATATATTACGCCGACCGGGTAAAGAAGGAATATCCCGGGTATGATGTCAGGGTTTCTATCCTGGGCCATCTGCAACGGGGTGGTGCTCCGAGTGCCAATGACCGTATACTGGCAAGCCGGCTGGGTGAAGCCGCAATCCAGGCCTTAATGGAAGGCCAGCGAAATGTTATGATAGGCATACGGAACAACGAGATTGTTTATGTTCCTTTTGTCCAGGCAATCAAAAAGGACAAGCCTATTGACAAAAGCCTGATCCGGGTCCTTAACGAATTATCGATCTAA
- a CDS encoding aldo/keto reductase gives MDKDKDMSRRRFLKMAALTGAAMCVGPTLNKVTAAERVWMGKQQVANNIPAGMAAVRTRRTLGHGNTAFTVSAMGYGCMGLNHNRSQYPSREKEIALVHEAVERGVTLFDTAESYGYHINEKLVGEALKGYTDRVFVSSKFGHKFVNGVQIKTEEDSTPANIRRVCENSLRNLGVETLGMFYQHRIDPNTPIEAVAETCSKLIKEGKILHWGMCEVNVDTIRRAHKICPVTAIQSEYHLMHRMVETNGVLELCEDLGIGFVPYSPLNRGFLGGMINEYTKFDVTNDNRQTLPRFQPEAIRANYRIVEVLNAFGRTRGITPAQIALAWLMNKKPFIVPIPGTTKLSHLEENLRACDIRFTAEEIEELETAVAAIPVVGSRYDALQESKIPK, from the coding sequence ATGGATAAAGACAAGGATATGAGCCGCCGGAGATTCCTTAAAATGGCGGCATTGACAGGAGCTGCCATGTGTGTCGGGCCTACCTTGAACAAGGTAACGGCAGCAGAACGGGTATGGATGGGGAAACAACAAGTTGCAAACAACATCCCTGCAGGCATGGCGGCGGTGCGCACTCGGCGAACATTGGGACACGGAAATACGGCATTCACTGTTTCTGCAATGGGATATGGCTGTATGGGCTTGAACCATAACCGCAGCCAGTACCCGAGCAGGGAAAAAGAAATCGCCCTGGTGCATGAAGCTGTTGAACGTGGGGTGACCCTTTTCGATACAGCCGAAAGCTACGGCTACCACATCAATGAAAAATTGGTCGGCGAAGCCTTAAAAGGATATACCGACCGGGTATTTGTGTCATCGAAGTTCGGACATAAGTTTGTAAACGGTGTGCAGATTAAAACCGAAGAGGACAGCACTCCGGCCAACATCCGCCGGGTTTGTGAAAACTCGTTGCGCAATCTCGGAGTTGAAACATTGGGCATGTTCTACCAGCACCGCATAGACCCGAACACACCGATTGAAGCGGTGGCTGAAACATGCAGCAAACTCATCAAGGAAGGTAAAATCCTGCATTGGGGCATGTGTGAAGTAAACGTTGATACCATCCGCCGTGCGCACAAGATATGTCCGGTTACGGCAATCCAAAGCGAATATCACTTGATGCACCGCATGGTAGAGACGAACGGAGTGTTGGAGCTGTGCGAGGATTTGGGCATCGGTTTCGTTCCATACAGTCCGCTGAACCGTGGTTTTTTGGGCGGTATGATCAATGAATATACCAAGTTTGATGTTACCAACGACAACCGGCAGACCTTGCCACGCTTCCAGCCCGAAGCCATACGCGCCAACTATCGTATTGTGGAAGTTCTTAACGCTTTCGGCCGTACAAGAGGCATTACCCCGGCACAGATAGCTTTGGCCTGGCTGATGAACAAGAAGCCTTTTATCGTGCCTATTCCGGGCACCACCAAACTCTCTCATCTGGAAGAGAACCTTCGTGCCTGCGACATCCGTTTCACGGCAGAAGAGATAGAAGAACTGGAAACAGCCGTAGCTGCCATTCCTGTGGTGGGTAGCCGCTACGATGCCTTGCAGGAGTCTAAAATCCCAAAATAA